The Winogradskyella schleiferi genome has a window encoding:
- a CDS encoding DMP19 family protein: MNFLNLFNCKAQNENDPYWEFNENNHFRPQLNKGDFYKLSGYDFGWFVLEPLSNFVEDKEHEIEKTKSFSYGQKALYYWWYLDAQVTNGGFVQFYYNGYESYVPTIIKGMEYIGDKKMADLVKRADKIYQKNKKLVDKAQESDLFGSDIYDRLDELSFLDDEYYDINEKTMLLLENYIRKNPSEIGLDEQGKEFEVSFSGTCKTYYPDGKVNQEFNLRQDLIDGEFRSYYQNGNPKEKISYIRGEQTGVLEEYYENGNLKYQVVKEPTKQMFQHKWYYENGNPKKIESKRIDDNESFGPYKEWYENGQLAEMGTDKSNYEREGEWVEFYKNGNKKDEAEYINGKYKLRNHWNEQGIQTLKNGTGYSEFYSKPLFKTSEPELHYREYKNYEAHGVWKETKNDILRRLVNYNNGKRDGIMETYYNNGNLEKRTVYDNDKVISEKDFSKFENPKVKTVIVSELCNYCYQEKEAYVLPENVPKPTNATELANNFIAEVSMFEPYGDDYVIQYSYVVFVDKKGNVNEVKFSIADNMWISEQVESNLKKMKFEIATMDGKVVESIHYVKHKFFLVD; this comes from the coding sequence ATGAACTTTTTAAATCTTTTTAATTGCAAGGCGCAAAATGAAAATGATCCCTATTGGGAGTTCAATGAAAACAATCATTTTCGTCCTCAGTTGAATAAAGGTGATTTTTATAAATTAAGTGGTTATGATTTTGGTTGGTTTGTTCTCGAACCACTTTCGAATTTTGTTGAAGATAAAGAACACGAAATTGAAAAGACAAAATCTTTTTCTTATGGACAAAAAGCACTTTATTATTGGTGGTATTTGGACGCACAAGTTACTAATGGAGGATTTGTTCAATTTTACTATAATGGTTATGAGTCTTATGTTCCTACAATAATTAAAGGCATGGAATATATCGGAGATAAGAAGATGGCCGATTTGGTAAAAAGAGCGGATAAAATTTATCAAAAAAACAAAAAGCTTGTGGACAAAGCGCAAGAGAGTGATTTGTTCGGGAGTGACATATATGATAGACTTGATGAATTGTCTTTTCTTGACGATGAATATTATGACATAAATGAAAAGACGATGTTATTGCTGGAAAATTATATTCGTAAAAATCCAAGTGAAATAGGTCTTGATGAACAAGGAAAGGAATTTGAAGTTTCATTTTCAGGTACTTGCAAAACATATTATCCTGATGGTAAGGTAAATCAAGAATTTAATCTAAGACAGGATTTAATTGATGGAGAGTTTAGGTCGTATTATCAAAATGGTAATCCAAAAGAAAAAATATCTTATATAAGAGGAGAACAAACTGGAGTATTAGAAGAATATTATGAAAACGGTAATTTAAAATATCAAGTTGTCAAAGAACCCACAAAGCAAATGTTTCAGCACAAATGGTATTATGAAAATGGAAACCCTAAGAAAATCGAATCGAAACGAATTGATGACAATGAAAGTTTTGGACCTTATAAGGAATGGTACGAAAACGGACAACTTGCCGAAATGGGAACTGACAAATCAAATTATGAGAGAGAAGGCGAGTGGGTAGAATTCTATAAAAATGGAAATAAAAAAGACGAGGCTGAGTATATTAATGGTAAATACAAACTTAGAAACCATTGGAACGAACAAGGAATACAAACATTGAAAAATGGTACAGGATATAGTGAATTTTACTCAAAACCACTTTTTAAAACTAGTGAACCAGAACTTCATTATAGAGAATATAAAAATTATGAAGCACATGGCGTGTGGAAGGAAACCAAGAATGATATTTTAAGAAGGCTTGTTAATTATAACAATGGAAAACGTGATGGCATAATGGAGACTTATTACAATAACGGAAATCTTGAAAAGCGGACTGTTTATGATAATGATAAAGTAATATCAGAAAAAGATTTCTCAAAATTTGAAAACCCTAAAGTCAAAACTGTCATAGTTTCTGAACTTTGTAATTATTGCTATCAAGAAAAAGAGGCATATGTATTGCCAGAGAATGTTCCTAAGCCAACAAACGCTACAGAATTAGCCAATAATTTCATAGCTGAAGTTTCAATGTTCGAACCTTATGGAGATGATTATGTGATTCAGTATTCCTATGTTGTTTTTGTTGATAAAAAAGGTAACGTAAACGAAGTTAAATTTTCAATAGCAGATAATATGTGGATTTCAGAACAAGTTGAATCTAACCTAAAAAAGATGAAATTTGAAATAGCAACAATGGATGGTAAGGTTGTTGAGAGTATCCATTATGTTAAGCATAAATTCTTTTTAGTTGATTAA